TACTTCAGCCGGCAGGGCGGCACTGTCTATATGCAGGCGAGCATCCCGCAGGCAGGTTATTCCGGCGCAGCCCAGTTCAATATGGACTGGAACGGCGAGATGTACGGCGCCGACTATGGCCGGGGATACGACCTGCGCTTTACGCGGTACGCCGTAAGCGGCACCATCAACCCCGCGCAGTTTCCGAAAGCGGTACTGGGTTCGCTGGCCGCCTATTACGCCGCAACGTTGATGGATGGAAACTCCAATCAGGGACCGTATCCACCTCCGCCGCCCGGACCGTACCCGCCCCCCGGACCATACCCGCCGCCTCCCCCGCATCACCCGCCGCACCAGCCTCCGCAGTACCCGCCGCCTCCGCCGCATCACCCGCCGCATCACCCGCGCGACATCGGCTCGTCCGACGCCGCTCAGTTCTGATTTCAAATGCGGCAGAAAGCCCCGGCTCCGCAAGGAGCCGGGGCTTTACATTTCCCGTCCGCAAAACCACCGGATATAACGGCAACAGGTTATCCGTAGCGCACGATGTGCCGGGCCAGTTTCTCCTCAAGTTCGGCGGGTTTTATGGGCTTGGTGATATAATCGTTTATCCCGGCGGCAAGGGCGGCGTCGCGGTCTTCTTTCAGCGCGGCGGCGGTAAGCGCGATTATGGGCATGGCAAGGGACAACCGTCCGCGCATGGCGCGCGCCGTCTCCAGCCCTGACATTTCCGGCATCACCATATCCAGTATGACGACATGGTATTTCTTCGCGCGCGCCATCTCCAGCGCCTGCGCCCCGCCTGAGGCCGCGTCCACCTCACAACCGAGGTTTTCAAGCAGTATCCGGGCCAGTTTAAGATTGACCGGGTTATCCTCCACCAGCAAGGCGCGCACCCCTGAGAACGGTTTGGCGGGCTTGTCCGCCGCTATCAGCGCGGCGCCCGATTGCGGCGGCCCGCCCTTCTCGGCGCGCGGCATGACGAAGGTTACGGTGAAAACGCTGCCTTTGCCCGGCTCGGATTTCAGCGAGACGCCGCCGCCCATTCGGGCGGACAGCGTGCGCACTATGCCAAGCCCCAGCCCGGAGCCGCCGAAATTGCGCCACACCGAAGGACCGGCCTGGGTAAAAGGCTCGAACAACTTCGCCTGGGCTTCCGGGGGGATTCCCATGCCGGTGTCGCGCACCGATATTTCCGCGCGGATTTTCCCATCGTCTTGGAGGGAACAGGCTATGGCAAGCACAACCTCGCCCTCATGGGTGAATTTCACCGCATTGGAAAGCAGGTTCAGGAGTATCTGGCGCACGCGCGCGGGGTCGCCGCGCATATCGCATTGGGCGGAGGCGTCCATTTCAAGCCGCAGCGCCAGCCCCTTCGCCAGCGCCTGATGGCGCACAAGGTTAAGCGCGCTTTCCGCCGCCTCGCGCAGGCTGAAATCTATCTCCTCCAGTTCCATCTTGCCCATCTCTATCTTGGCCACGTCTATGATGTCGCCCAGCAGTATGCCCAGCGTTTCCGCGCTCTCCTGCATTATGCCGACATATTCGCGCTGCGTATCGTCCATGCCGGTTTTGGCCAGCAGTTCCGAAAACCCCTTTAGCGCGTTAAGCGGCGTGCGGATTTCATGCGACATTTCGGCCAGGTAGCGGGTTTTCACGCGGTTGGAAATTTCCGCCTGCTCGCGGCGGCGCAGCAGTTCCTCCCTGTCCGCGGAAGAAACGGCGCTTTCACGCACGATGATCACGTGTTCCGGCACGGCGTCGCTGCCGCGTATCGGAAGCACCGAAAGGATGCCGTCTGCAATGCGCCCGCCCTTGACCAGAAACTGCGTCCCGTAGGACTGGGGAACAGCCTCGCCGCGCAGCCGGGCGGCGTATCTGGCGGTTATCATGGGGCGCAGGCCGGGGGGGAAAAACTCCAGGATGTCCATGCCGTTCATCTCTTCAGAAGTGTATCCCAGCATACGCTGCAGCGCCAGGTTGGTATAGCGCACTTTGCCGTTGCTCGCCACGCCCATTCCGTGCGGAGAGCATTCCACCAGCGCGGAGTACCAGCGTATAATAGAACTTTCGTTCTTGTTGCAGAGGCGGTAAATGCCCCTGTAGCCGCCGAGCTTGCAATTGCCGTCGTAAAAAGGAATTCCATTCAGTTCAAATAGCACCGGACGGCCCTGCTTGTTGAGCACGGGCTGGCTTACCTGGTAAAAAGCCTGTCCGTGCTTCATTATGTCTTCCACGAATTTCCTGCGAGCCTGCCTGAGCTCTTCCGGCACCAGCGCGAAAACGCTTGTGCCCACCAGCTCGCCCACCTCGTAGCCCAGTATATTTTTCACGGACGGGCTTATATAGGTGATGATGCCGTTTCTGTCCATCTCGGCGATGACGGTATCCTCGGAACCTTCAACCGGCTCGCGAGAATCAGCCTCCGCATCCGGCTTGATTTTCACCATATAGCCGGAGGACGCCGCGCCCCCCAGCGCAACCGCCGGCGACTCCAAAAAAAACTCAAGAGGCTTGCGGTATGTCACCGCAAACTTCTTGAGTTGTATGACGTCCAGTCTTACCTGACCCGACTCTATTTTCGACAAGTAGGATTGCGTGACACGCAAGAGTCGTGCCGCCTCCCGTTGCAGAAGACCCGCTCCCTTTCTGGCCGCTATCAGCTTGGCGACCAACCGCCTGTGCTGGCCGGAATGTATGGTCTTCATACTACCCCTCTGCACCTGTTGTAGAATTTACAAGAATACATCGCCCAATGCCAAACTGGAATATCGGCCTTTATTCAGCCTATATTATAGTCTGGCTCTTTATTGTACTATCCGCAAGTGGTTTCTACCGAAACCCGTTTTCAGAAAGGAAGTTTTCCGTAATGGAATTTCCTCCCCGGCGGGCGTATTTGAGAAGGATATCGGGCTCGAAGTTCAGCATATCGCCCGGATTGCGGTATTTCAGTGCGGTGGCGGACCATGTGGCGGGTATGACGGCGGTTTCAAATTCGCAGTTGCGGACGGAGGCTATCGTAAGGCTTACCCCGTCCAGCGCGGCGGAGCCTTCCTCAATCAAATCCCCGGACGCTTCCGCCGGGGCGGCAAAACGCATAATACGCGCCGCCGCGCGCGGGACGACGGAAACAAGCCTTACGGCGGTTTTGACATGCCCGGTAACGATATGCCCGCCAAGGCGGGAGCCCAGCTTAAGCGCGCGCTCCAGATTAACCCTGCCGCCGCGCCGCAAAGCGTGAAAAGCCGTTTTGCGGAATGTTTCCGGCGACACATCAAATGCCGCCGTCCCTCCGGCGAACAAAGCCACGGTCAGGCAGACGCCGTTGACCGCTATGCTCTCGCCCAAATCCGGCTTCCAGCCGGGGGGGAGGCGCAGTTCCAGCCGGCCCGTTCCGGCGCGCAGTATTTCGCCTTCCGCTTCAATTATTCCGGTGAACATGACCCTCCGCCACTATATCCCCGCCGCACATGCGGACGGACACATTTTCAAGCCGCAGTCCCAGCAGCCCGCCGGAGACGCGCGCGATTCCGCGCCCGCCCAGCGAGGGCAGCGCTTTCCCGCCGCCGAAAACCGCTGGCGCGCTGATGAAAATAAATTTGTCCACAAGCCCCGCGTCGCTGAAAGCGCCGCACAGGGCGGGACCGGATTCCAGCATGGCATAGGCGATGCCGCGCCGGCCCAGTTCGCGCATAAGCGGCGCAAGCGGGACGCGCCCGCCGGTTTTGAAAGCCAGCACCCCGCAGCCCGCCTTTTCCAGCGCGCGCCGCTTTGCAGCCGGCGCGTCCGAAGAACATGCCACAAGCAGCGGATGCTCACGCGCTGTTTTGACCATATCGCAGGAGACGGGGATTCTAAGTTCCGTATCCGCCACCACGCGAAGCGGCTGGCGCGCGCCCGGCAGTCTTGCATTAAGCATGGGATTGTCAGACAGAACAGTGCCTATGCCGGTTATCACCGCGTCGCTTTCCGCGCGCAGGCGGTGGACGAAACGGCGGGATTCCGCGCCCGTTATCCAGCGGGAATTGCCGAGGCGGTCGGCAACCCTGCCGTCAAGGCTCTGGGCGATTTTGGCCGTCACATAAGGCAGGCCTTCGCGCATCAGCTTGTTAAATCCGGGATTGAGCGCCCCGCACCGCTTTGCCAGCAGCCCCGCGCGGGTTTTGATTCCCGCCGCGCGCAGGACGCGGGCGGCGCGCCCGCAATTGGCGGGGTTAGGATCCCGCGCGCCGAAAACGACCCCGCGTATTCCGGCCTTTATTATCGCCTCGGAACACGGGGGGGTTTTCCCGCATGAGGAGCATGGTTCCAGCGTAACATACAAGGTTGCGCCCCGCGCGGCTGCGCCGGCATCCCGTATCGCGTTTATCTCGGCATGAGGCCCGCCGAAGCGCAAATGCGCCCCTTCCCCGACGATACGCCCGGACCTGGCCACAACCGCCCCCACCATCGGATTGGGATGCGCGCCCATGACTCCCCTGCGCGCTATCTCCAGCGCGCGCAGCATGAAGCGCTCGTCCTCCGGGGAAAAGCTCATTTTTTCAGTTTGCGCCACAGGTCGGCCATCTCTATCGCGGCGGCGGCGGCCTGCGCGCCCTTGTTGCCCTGCTTGCTGCCTGCGCGCTCTATGGCCTGTTCCAGATTGTCCGCCGTAACCACGCCGAAAATGACCGGCACGCCGGAACCCATCGCCGCCTGGGCTATGCCGCGCGCGGCCTCGCCGCAGACAAGCTCGTAATGCGAGGTCGCGCCCCTTATCACCGCCCCCAGGCAGATGACGGCGTCATAGCGTTTGGACATTGCCAGCCGCTGCGCAAGCTGCGGCAACTCAAAGGCGCCGGGGGCCCTGGCTATTTCTATATCCGCCTCGCGCGCGCCATGGCGGGCAAGCGCGTCAAGCGCGCCTTCCAGCAGCTTGCCGGTGATGAAATCGTTGAACCGGGAAACCGCGACGGCGAACTTAAGCCCTTCCCCGTTAAGCATTCCTTCCGTTGTTTTTATGTTCATAGCAGATGTCCCAGCCTCGTTTTCTTGGCGCGGAGGTAGCGGCTGTTTTCCCTGTTGCCGGGAATTACAAGCGGCACCCGCTCCGTTATTTCCAGCCCGTAGCCGGAAAGCCCCGCGATTTTGCGGGGGTTGTTGGTTATAAGCCTGATTTTCCGCGCGCCCAGGTCCGCCAGAATCTG
This is a stretch of genomic DNA from Elusimicrobiales bacterium. It encodes these proteins:
- a CDS encoding PAS domain S-box protein, which encodes MKTIHSGQHRRLVAKLIAARKGAGLLQREAARLLRVTQSYLSKIESGQVRLDVIQLKKFAVTYRKPLEFFLESPAVALGGAASSGYMVKIKPDAEADSREPVEGSEDTVIAEMDRNGIITYISPSVKNILGYEVGELVGTSVFALVPEELRQARRKFVEDIMKHGQAFYQVSQPVLNKQGRPVLFELNGIPFYDGNCKLGGYRGIYRLCNKNESSIIRWYSALVECSPHGMGVASNGKVRYTNLALQRMLGYTSEEMNGMDILEFFPPGLRPMITARYAARLRGEAVPQSYGTQFLVKGGRIADGILSVLPIRGSDAVPEHVIIVRESAVSSADREELLRRREQAEISNRVKTRYLAEMSHEIRTPLNALKGFSELLAKTGMDDTQREYVGIMQESAETLGILLGDIIDVAKIEMGKMELEEIDFSLREAAESALNLVRHQALAKGLALRLEMDASAQCDMRGDPARVRQILLNLLSNAVKFTHEGEVVLAIACSLQDDGKIRAEISVRDTGMGIPPEAQAKLFEPFTQAGPSVWRNFGGSGLGLGIVRTLSARMGGGVSLKSEPGKGSVFTVTFVMPRAEKGGPPQSGAALIAADKPAKPFSGVRALLVEDNPVNLKLARILLENLGCEVDAASGGAQALEMARAKKYHVVILDMVMPEMSGLETARAMRGRLSLAMPIIALTAAALKEDRDAALAAGINDYITKPIKPAELEEKLARHIVRYG
- a CDS encoding riboflavin synthase; protein product: MFTGIIEAEGEILRAGTGRLELRLPPGWKPDLGESIAVNGVCLTVALFAGGTAAFDVSPETFRKTAFHALRRGGRVNLERALKLGSRLGGHIVTGHVKTAVRLVSVVPRAAARIMRFAAPAEASGDLIEEGSAALDGVSLTIASVRNCEFETAVIPATWSATALKYRNPGDMLNFEPDILLKYARRGGNSITENFLSENGFR
- the ribD gene encoding bifunctional diaminohydroxyphosphoribosylaminopyrimidine deaminase/5-amino-6-(5-phosphoribosylamino)uracil reductase RibD, whose amino-acid sequence is MSFSPEDERFMLRALEIARRGVMGAHPNPMVGAVVARSGRIVGEGAHLRFGGPHAEINAIRDAGAAARGATLYVTLEPCSSCGKTPPCSEAIIKAGIRGVVFGARDPNPANCGRAARVLRAAGIKTRAGLLAKRCGALNPGFNKLMREGLPYVTAKIAQSLDGRVADRLGNSRWITGAESRRFVHRLRAESDAVITGIGTVLSDNPMLNARLPGARQPLRVVADTELRIPVSCDMVKTAREHPLLVACSSDAPAAKRRALEKAGCGVLAFKTGGRVPLAPLMRELGRRGIAYAMLESGPALCGAFSDAGLVDKFIFISAPAVFGGGKALPSLGGRGIARVSGGLLGLRLENVSVRMCGGDIVAEGHVHRNN
- the ribH gene encoding 6,7-dimethyl-8-ribityllumazine synthase, yielding MNIKTTEGMLNGEGLKFAVAVSRFNDFITGKLLEGALDALARHGAREADIEIARAPGAFELPQLAQRLAMSKRYDAVICLGAVIRGATSHYELVCGEAARGIAQAAMGSGVPVIFGVVTADNLEQAIERAGSKQGNKGAQAAAAAIEMADLWRKLKK